One window from the genome of Nicotiana tomentosiformis chromosome 5, ASM39032v3, whole genome shotgun sequence encodes:
- the LOC138892483 gene encoding uncharacterized protein encodes MALNKALYERRFHSLAGWFELGEDRLLGTDLVRDAMEKVKVIQERLHTTQSRQKSYADIEVRDVAYMVGENVLLRVSPMKGVMRFRKKGKLSSRYIGPFKMLKRIGEVSYKLSLPPSLLGVQPVFHVFILQKYYGDPSHLLDFSTVQLDGDLTYNVEPVPILDRHVR; translated from the coding sequence atggctcttaATAAGGCCTTATATGAGAGGAGATTTCATTCTCTAGCTGGTTGGTTTGAGTTGGGGGAGGATAGgctgttgggtactgatttggtccgtgatgctatggagaaggtcaaggttattcaggaacgacttcatacaacacaatccagacagaagagttatgctgacattgaggttcgtgatgttgcatatatggtgggtgagaacgTTTTgcttagagtttcacccatgaagggtgtgatgagattcagAAAAAAGGGCAAGCTAAGCTCTCGATATATTGGTCCTTTTAAGATGCttaagaggattggagaggtgtcCTACAAGCTttcattgccacctagtctattggGTGTTCagccagtatttcatgtttttatacttcagaagtattatggtgatccgtcccatctTTTAGACTTCAGTACAGTACAGTTAGATGGAGatttgacttataatgtggagccgGTGCCAATTTTGGATCGGCATGTTCGATAG